One Rosa chinensis cultivar Old Blush chromosome 3, RchiOBHm-V2, whole genome shotgun sequence DNA window includes the following coding sequences:
- the LOC121052065 gene encoding uncharacterized protein LOC121052065: MIARRNSINRELRGPVHTTGRKHFAQLRFEMEQNGEETDKMNVWKKARDQSKPEVVEVIEEYEKRLLLEPEDQRNLQAVKDRIFHELIGEDGHGYCRTYGSAVPRRFVYPHAPNSSETTDDIIQKVTESVAKKFQDQLNMLQARIDFLENKEKRGIDQNGQVCHHKNNCLNI; this comes from the exons ATGATAGCAAGAAGAAATTCTATCAATAGGGAGCTTCGTGGACCAGTTCATACTACTGGTCGAAAACACTTTGCTCAATTACGATTTGAG ATGGAGCAAAATGGAGAAGAAACTGATAAGATGAATGTGTGGAAAAAAGCACGAGACCAGTCAAAACCAGAAGTAGTTGAAGTCATT GAAGAATATGAAAAACGACTTTTATTAGAACCTGAGGACCAAAGGAACCTTCAGGCTGTCAAAGACCGTATATTTCATGAATTGATTGGAGAGGATGGCCATGGATATTGTCGCACCTATGGATCTGCCGTGCCTAGAAGATTTGTCTACCCACATGCACCAAATTCCTCTGAAACCACTGATGATATAATACAGAAAGTAACTGAATCTGTGGCAAAAAAGTTTCAGGATCAGCTTAATATGCTACAAGCTCGAATTGATTTTTTGGAGAACAAAGAGAAGAGAGGCATAGATCAAAATGGACAGGTTTGTCATCACAAGAATAATTGTTTGAATATTTAG
- the LOC112193947 gene encoding uncharacterized protein LOC112193947: MDKSWIDLADRHSLAYYDAIDQFLTFAYINRDLGSRIYCPCRKCENRYLYVRLVVRQHLRDYGFFKKYRKWDKHGEPNHYVHPVDGNQNGIGLDSYMEDDMVRLVQEALGAPNVGTHDQTSEENSTNPNVGANEPTKKFLKLLEDANLPLYPGSKRHTALSYTVRLLQAKVLHGWTDKSFKTLLEIAKESMPEGVQLPKSYYEAQKLTEDLGFTYETVDACPNSCMLFRNEDINLDECRICKTSRWKDNNGSSNDVAALGKRKAAKQARYFPLKPRLQRLFMSSKTAKLMRWHGEERTDDGVFRHPADSLAWKDFDQKHTNFSGDIRNVRLGLASDGFNPFRSMNIVHSTWPIILVPYNLPHMMCMKQPFIFLSVLIDGPKAPGDKIDVYMQPLIEELKELYEDGVETFDAFSNEMFKMHAALLWTINDFPTYANLSGWSTKGEFACPSCNSESGYQRLKFGKKASYMTHRRWLPYDHKYRADSRSFNGNTEYRRKPKTLSGADLLAQLESNGVLTEYKREDLERMKVLGVQKPDNDPLMKKKHNWKKKSIFYELPYWKDNLIRHNLDVMHIEKNICDNVLFSILGVAGKSKDNLNSRRDLELMGIREQYHLKRRESGTEYADPAEFEMNNKGKDMFFSALSGSRMPDGAASNIARRVRLHDRSIGGLKSHDNHILLQQLIPLFIRSSLPENVVQALIDLGSFFKQLCSMDNCAADLEKARARIVLTLCELEKIFPPSFFNIMEHLLIHLADEALIAGAVIFRWMYPIERYLLTLKEYVRNRACPEASMAKGYLMEECMNFCTQYLNDVESKFNRPARKKNDDDINKGKDFVINLQRTSSVLLSEEVIALSNSPSPSAKRLTSYNANGFFFRVKSLDNHRSTQNSGVTLQADKNLSIDSSPYYGRLTDIIKISYGIDIKYVLFKCDWVNPATGIKLDHFNFPLVNFKRLLYKNDCIGDEPFILASQAHQVWYALDPSAQEWLNVVDMPSRDLSLVQTNNTEEASISSESMDVEMDD; this comes from the exons ATGGACAAATCATGGATAGATTTAGCAGATAGGCATTCTCTAGCATATTATGATGCAATAGATcaatttttgacttttgcatACATCAATAGGGATCTGGGTTCAAGGATTTATTGTCCTTGTAGAAAGTGCGAAAATCGTTATCTCTATGTAAGATTAGTTGTGCGGCAGCATCTTCGTGATTATGGTTTCTTTAAGAAGTATAGGAAATGGGATAAACATGGTGAGCCTAATCATTATGTTCATCCAGTGGATGGAAATCAAAATGGTATTGGGTTAGATTcttatatggaggatgatatggtCAGACTTGTCCAAGAAGCTTTAGGAGCTCCTAATGTAGGAACACATGATCAGACTAGTGAAGAAAACTCAACTAATCCTAATGTAGGGGCAAATGAACCTACCAAGAAGTTCTTGAAGCTTCTTGAGGATGCAAACCTTCCATTGTATCCGGGTTCTAAAAGACACACAGCTTTGTCATATACAGTTCGTCTTTTGCAAGCGAAGGTGCTCCATGGATGGACAGATAAATCCTTCAAAACTTTACTTGAGATAGCAAAAGAATCTATGCCTGAAGGTGTGCAACTTCCCAAGTCATATTATGAAGCGCAGAAGTTAACAGAAGATCTCGGATTCACTTATGAAACAGTAGATGCATGTCCTAACAGTTGTATGTTGTTTAGAAATGAAGACATAAATTTGGATGAATGCAGAATATGCAAGACATCTCGATGGAAAGATAACAATGGTAGTTCAAATGATGTTGCAGCACTTGGGAAACGAAAAGCAGCAAAACAAGCAAGATATTTTCCTTTAAAACCAAGGTTACAAAGGTTGTTTATGTCTTCAAAAACAGCAAAGCTTATGAGATGGCATGGAGAGGAAAGAACCGATGATGGTGTGTTTAGGCATCCTGCAGACTCTCTTGCATGGAAAGATTTTGACCAAAAACACACAAATTTTTCGGGAGACATTCGCAATGTAAGGCTTGGGTTAGCATCTGATGGATTCAACCCATTTAGGTCTATGAATATAGTTCATAGTACCTGGCCTATCATATTGGTTCCCTACAATTTACCACATATGATGTGCATGAAGCAACCCTTTATATTTCTATCTGTTCTTATTGATGGTCCTAAGGCACCCGGTGATAAAATTGATGTCTACATGCAGCCACttattgaagaattgaaggaaCTGTATGAAGATGGTGTAGAAACATTTGATGCATTCAGCAATGAAATGTTTAAAATGCATGCTGCATTATTGTGGACGATTAATGACTTTCCTACCTATGCCAACTTGTCGGGGTGGAGTACAAAAGGTGAATTTGCTTGCCCATCATGCAACTCTGAAAGTGGTTACCAACGGTTGAAGTTTGGTAAAAAAGCTTCATACATGACTCATCGGCGGTGGTTACCCTATGATCACAAGTATCGAGCAGATTCAAGGTCATTTAATGGCAATACAGAATATAGAAGGAAGCCTAAAACTTTATCTGGTGCTGATCTTCTTGCACAATTGGAATCAAATGGTGTTCTTACAGAGTACAAGCGGGAAGATCTAGAGCGAATGAAGGTGCTTGGGGTGCAAAAACCTGATAATGATCCTTTGATGAAaaagaagcataattggaagaagaaaagtatATTTTATGAGCTTCCATATTGGAAAGACAACCTGATACGTCACAACCTTGACGTGATGCATATAGAAAAGAACATTTGTGATAATGTTCTTTTCTCAATATTAGGAGTTGCTGGAAAGTCTAAGGACAACTTGAATTCTCGTCGTGATCTGGAACTTATGGGAATTAGGGAGCAATATCATCTAAAGAGGAGAGAGTCTGGTACAGAGTATGCTGATCCagctgagtttgagatgaacaaTAAGGGGAAAGATATGTTCTTTTCAGCCTTATCAGGATCACGAATGCCAGATGGAGCTGCTTCCAATATTGCACGTCGAGTACGTTTACATGATCGTAGTATTGGAGGTCTTAAGAGCCACGATAACCATATTCTATTGCAGCAACTTATTCCTTTATTTATACGAAGTTCTTTACCAGAGAATGTGGTTCAGGCATTGATTGATCTGGGTAGTTTTTTTAAACAGTTATGCTCAATGGATAATTGTGCAGCAGATCTAGAAAAGGCTCGTGCTCGTATAGTGCTGACACTTTGTGAACTTGAGAAGATATTTCCGCCATCATTCTTTAATATAATGGAGCATTTACTAATTCATTTAGCTGATGAAGCATTAATTGCTGGTGCTGTAATTTTTCGGTGGATGTATCCTATTGAGAGGTATCTACTGACCTTGAAGGAATATGTGAGGAATCGGGCTTGTCCTGAAGCATCAATGGCTAAAGGTTATTTGATGGAAGAGTGCATGAACTTCTGTACTCAGTATCTCAATGATGTGGAAAGCAAGTTTAATAGACcagcaaggaaaaaaaatgatgacGATATAAACAAGGGAAAAGACTTT GTTATCAATTTGCAAAGAACAAGTTCTGTATTGTTATCAGAAGAAGTTATTGCTTTGTCTAATTCTCCTAGTCCATCAGCAAAGAGATTGACTTCTTACAATGCGAATGGGtttttctttcgagtgaaaagtCTTGATAATCATCGCTCAACACAGAATAGTGGTGTAACTTTACAAGCAGACAAGAATCTTTCTATTGACTCCTCACCATACTATGGGAGATTGACAGATATTATCAAAATCTCTTATggtattgatatcaaatatGTTTTGTTTAAGTGTGATTGGGTTAATCCTGCTACAGGTATAAAGTTAGACCATTTTAACTTTCCTTTAGTTAACTTCAAGCGTTTGTTGTACAAAAATGATTGCATAGGGGATGAACCCTTCATATTGGCATCTCAAGCTCATCAAGTTTGGTATGCTCTAGATCCTTCAGCGCAAGAATGGCTGAATGTTGTTGACATGCCTTCAAGAGACTTATCCCTTGTGCAAACTAACAATACTGAAGAAGCTAGTATTTCAAGCGAGTCAATGGATGTTGAAATGGATGATTGA